The following proteins are co-located in the Imtechella halotolerans genome:
- a CDS encoding M42 family metallopeptidase, whose translation MAKKGILNKKSLDFLERYLNNASPTGYEWEGQKIWMDYLKPYVDTFITDTYGTAVGVINPEAPYKVVIEGHSDEISWYVNYITDNGLIYVIRNGGSDHQIAPSKWVDIHTKKGIVKGIFGWPAIHTRKPGKEEAPTLENIFIDIGAKDKEEVEKMGVHVGCVITYPDTFQVLNENKFVCRAIDNRAGGFMIAEVARLLHENKVKLPFGLYITNSVQEEIGLRGAEMITHTIKPNVAIVTDVCHDTTTPMIDQKSQGKTELGKGPVISYAPAVQNKLRERIIETAEAQKIPFQRMASSRFTGTDTDAFAYSNGGVASALISLPLRYMHTTVEMVHREDVENVIKLIYETLLQIKSGESFSYFE comes from the coding sequence ATGGCTAAGAAAGGAATTTTAAACAAAAAGTCTTTGGACTTTTTAGAACGTTACTTAAACAATGCCTCCCCTACCGGATATGAATGGGAAGGTCAAAAAATATGGATGGATTATTTGAAGCCATATGTAGACACCTTTATAACGGACACCTATGGTACAGCTGTTGGGGTTATCAATCCAGAGGCTCCCTATAAAGTGGTCATTGAAGGACATTCTGATGAAATTTCATGGTATGTTAACTACATCACTGATAATGGCCTTATATATGTTATTAGGAATGGTGGAAGTGATCATCAAATTGCACCCTCTAAATGGGTAGATATACATACCAAAAAAGGAATTGTAAAAGGAATATTTGGATGGCCAGCTATTCATACTCGTAAACCAGGCAAGGAAGAGGCACCAACACTAGAAAACATATTTATTGATATAGGTGCAAAGGATAAAGAGGAAGTGGAGAAAATGGGGGTACATGTGGGATGTGTAATTACCTACCCTGATACCTTTCAAGTTCTTAACGAGAATAAATTTGTCTGCCGAGCCATAGATAATCGTGCCGGAGGGTTTATGATTGCTGAAGTAGCTCGACTACTTCATGAGAATAAAGTTAAATTACCTTTTGGTTTGTATATCACTAATTCTGTTCAGGAGGAAATCGGATTAAGGGGAGCAGAAATGATTACCCACACCATTAAGCCTAATGTAGCTATTGTTACCGATGTGTGTCATGATACGACAACCCCAATGATTGATCAAAAATCCCAAGGGAAAACTGAATTAGGTAAAGGACCTGTTATCTCTTACGCACCAGCAGTACAAAATAAATTACGTGAACGTATCATTGAAACTGCCGAGGCTCAAAAGATCCCCTTCCAACGAATGGCTTCTTCTCGTTTTACAGGAACCGATACGGATGCTTTTGCCTACAGTAATGGCGGTGTTGCTTCCGCTTTAATCTCACTACCCCTACGTTATATGCATACCACTGTAGAAATGGTGCATCGCGAAGATGTGGAGAATGTGATTAAATTAATTTATGAAACATTACTTCAAATCAAGTCGGGAGAGAGTTTCAGCTACTTTGAATAA
- a CDS encoding DUF4294 domain-containing protein: protein MKQFIYIIVLLFALNSQAQDPETGDPKYVIFLGDTIFREVIELEDVIVFDNLRFASHEERVRYYILRRRVLKVYPYAKLAADRLTEMNRVLDSLPKKSQKRKYTRRIQNYIEDEFTEELKKLTRTEGQILVKLIHRQTGETTFSLVKEYRSGWRAFWYNNTARMFNISLKKEYDPVNVQEDYVIEDILQRAFAAKILPKQASALKFDFLSLTNKWKTKTEDEKKL, encoded by the coding sequence TTGAAACAGTTTATATACATAATAGTACTTCTATTTGCTCTGAATAGTCAGGCTCAAGATCCGGAGACTGGCGATCCTAAGTATGTTATTTTTTTGGGTGATACTATCTTTAGAGAGGTTATAGAGCTTGAAGATGTAATTGTATTTGATAATTTACGATTTGCTAGTCATGAAGAAAGGGTTCGTTACTATATATTACGTAGGCGTGTTCTTAAGGTGTATCCTTATGCCAAATTAGCGGCTGATCGCCTCACGGAAATGAATAGGGTATTGGATTCGCTTCCTAAGAAGAGTCAAAAGCGAAAATACACCAGACGTATTCAAAATTATATAGAAGATGAGTTTACGGAAGAACTTAAAAAGCTAACTCGTACTGAAGGGCAGATTCTAGTAAAGCTAATTCACAGGCAAACTGGAGAGACTACCTTTTCTTTAGTTAAAGAATATCGCAGTGGGTGGAGAGCATTTTGGTATAATAATACCGCGAGAATGTTTAATATATCACTTAAGAAGGAGTATGATCCTGTTAATGTTCAGGAAGATTATGTAATTGAAGATATTTTACAACGTGCTTTTGCGGCAAAAATTCTCCCCAAACAGGCATCTGCCTTAAAATTTGACTTTCTTAGTTTAACTAATAAATGGAAAACTAAGACGGAGGATGAAAAAAAATTGTAA